One genomic region from Salipiger sp. CCB-MM3 encodes:
- a CDS encoding ABC transporter substrate-binding protein — protein sequence MKYLTTASAAVLALASAAAAQDLPGSFEGVTIEAKLIGGQQYEPLYARIAEWEQATGAKVEVISKKNHFELDREIKSDIATGQLGWCVGSNHSSFAPQYPGIYVDLREYLPDEALADFVAGNIEAATLDGKLVMLPRAQFDVSALYYQKSLYEDTAKAEAFEAEYGYPLAVPETWEQVADQAKFFADAPNFYGTQYAGKEEAIAGRFYEILVANGGEFLDADGAPAFNSEAGVEALNWFIDLYAAKAVPAGVPNYLWDDLGQGFASGTVALNLDWPGWAGFFNDPEASKVAGNVGVAPPPKGSAGIRSGWSGFHGFSVTQDCESPEAAASLVWFLTNEDSQKLESAAGPLPSRTSVWEHVIAEAEGDAYRTEVLQAFQTGAETAFAVPKTPSWIEITNVLYPELQAAILGDKSAQDALDTAAEEATYVLEDAGEL from the coding sequence ATGAAATATCTGACCACCGCCTCCGCGGCGGTGCTGGCGCTTGCCAGCGCGGCCGCCGCGCAGGATCTGCCCGGCAGTTTTGAGGGCGTCACCATCGAGGCCAAGCTGATCGGCGGCCAGCAGTATGAGCCGCTTTATGCGCGCATCGCCGAATGGGAGCAGGCAACGGGCGCCAAGGTCGAGGTGATCTCGAAGAAGAACCACTTCGAGCTTGATCGGGAGATCAAATCCGACATCGCCACCGGCCAGCTGGGCTGGTGCGTCGGCTCGAACCATTCGTCCTTTGCCCCGCAATACCCCGGCATCTATGTCGACCTGCGCGAGTATCTGCCCGACGAAGCGCTGGCCGATTTCGTGGCGGGCAACATCGAGGCCGCCACGCTGGACGGCAAGCTGGTGATGCTGCCGCGCGCGCAGTTCGACGTCTCGGCGCTTTATTACCAAAAGAGCCTTTACGAAGACACCGCCAAGGCCGAGGCCTTCGAGGCGGAATACGGCTATCCGCTCGCGGTGCCGGAGACCTGGGAGCAGGTCGCCGATCAGGCGAAATTCTTTGCTGACGCGCCGAATTTCTACGGCACTCAATATGCGGGCAAGGAAGAGGCCATCGCCGGGCGCTTCTACGAGATCCTCGTGGCCAATGGCGGCGAATTCCTCGACGCCGATGGCGCGCCTGCGTTCAACTCTGAGGCGGGCGTCGAAGCGCTGAACTGGTTCATCGACCTCTATGCAGCCAAGGCCGTGCCTGCGGGCGTGCCGAACTACCTGTGGGACGATCTGGGTCAGGGCTTTGCCTCGGGCACCGTCGCGCTGAACCTCGATTGGCCGGGCTGGGCCGGGTTCTTCAACGATCCCGAAGCCTCGAAAGTGGCGGGCAACGTTGGCGTCGCACCGCCGCCCAAGGGCTCGGCGGGCATTCGCTCGGGATGGTCGGGCTTCCACGGCTTCTCGGTGACGCAAGACTGCGAGAGCCCCGAGGCCGCCGCGTCGCTGGTCTGGTTCCTGACCAACGAAGACAGCCAGAAGCTGGAAAGCGCCGCTGGGCCCCTGCCCTCGCGCACGTCGGTCTGGGAGCATGTGATCGCCGAAGCCGAAGGCGACGCCTATCGCACTGAAGTGCTGCAGGCCTTCCAGACCGGTGCCGAGACCGCTTTTGCGGTGCCGAAAACGCCCAGCTGGATCGAGATCACCAACGTGCTCTACCCCGAGCTGCAGGCCGCGATCCTTGGCGACAAGAGCGCGCAAGACGCGCTCGACACGGCCGCCGAAGAGGCGACCTACGTGCTCGAAGACGCGGGCGAGCTTTGA
- a CDS encoding IclR family transcriptional regulator: protein MTDTADRYRAPALDKGLDILELLAGIEGGLTQSEIAKALGRSPNEFYRMLERLARRGYVARVEGDRYALTLKMFGMAQFHAPTRRLASLATPLLRDLSERTRQANQLVVFDRGNAVVIAQQEAPGYWGISIRVGSHINLFDTGSGNVLLAFASPERRQMMVAENRDTGAPARDIPPELESRFEMVRARGYEVKPSAQTVGVTNLSAPVLAPGGEAIAAVTIPYLPLVDSEGAPSPEEATEALLETTAALSRFAGNGAEGETFASE from the coding sequence ATGACCGACACCGCTGACCGTTACCGCGCGCCGGCCCTCGACAAGGGGCTCGATATTCTCGAGTTGCTGGCGGGGATCGAAGGCGGGCTCACCCAGTCCGAGATCGCCAAGGCGCTCGGACGGTCCCCCAATGAATTCTACCGCATGCTCGAACGCCTCGCGCGGCGCGGCTATGTCGCGCGGGTCGAGGGGGACCGCTATGCGCTGACGCTGAAGATGTTCGGCATGGCGCAGTTTCATGCCCCGACGCGTCGGCTGGCCTCGCTGGCCACGCCGCTGCTGCGCGATCTGTCCGAGCGTACCCGGCAGGCGAACCAACTGGTTGTCTTCGACCGGGGCAATGCCGTGGTCATCGCCCAGCAGGAGGCGCCGGGCTACTGGGGCATCTCGATCCGCGTCGGCAGCCACATCAACCTGTTCGACACCGGCTCGGGCAACGTGCTGCTGGCCTTCGCCAGTCCCGAGCGGCGGCAGATGATGGTGGCCGAAAACCGTGACACCGGCGCCCCGGCGCGCGACATCCCGCCCGAGCTCGAGTCGCGCTTCGAGATGGTGCGCGCGCGCGGCTATGAGGTGAAACCCTCGGCGCAGACCGTCGGGGTGACCAACCTGTCCGCGCCCGTGCTTGCGCCGGGCGGCGAGGCGATTGCTGCCGTGACCATCCCCTATCTGCCGCTGGTGGATAGCGAAGGCGCGCCCAGCCCGGAAGAGGCGACCGAGGCGTTGCTGGAAACCACCGCCGCGCTTTCGCGCTTCGCTGGCAATGGGGCTGAGGGGGAGACATTCGCATCTGAATGA
- a CDS encoding amidohydrolase family protein, protein MSDDAILDSHLHLVNRARLEYPWLSGAPPLDRDWPLETYAQEARRLGITGALHMEVDVADAQIEAETQWLEEVAQEGVFPLKGVIAACRPEAEDFPEFLDRAASRSLVVGFRRPLHVVPDALSQTETFRANLRLLADKDLPFDLCVLARQLPLAIDLVDAAPNVRFVLDHCGVPDIAGGGWEPWAEALADLARRPNVSAKISGVIAYGGEDWTLDELRRWVDHTAQSFGPERICWGGDWPVCTLGGGLSTWVAATRAIVSGWSGDERAALYKGNAARIWKL, encoded by the coding sequence ATGTCGGACGATGCGATCCTGGACAGCCATCTGCATCTCGTGAACCGAGCGCGGCTGGAGTACCCGTGGTTGTCGGGCGCTCCGCCGCTCGACCGAGACTGGCCGCTCGAGACCTATGCGCAGGAGGCGCGGCGCCTCGGCATCACCGGCGCGCTGCACATGGAGGTGGATGTCGCCGACGCGCAGATCGAGGCCGAGACGCAGTGGCTCGAGGAGGTGGCGCAGGAGGGGGTCTTTCCGCTCAAGGGGGTGATCGCCGCCTGCCGCCCCGAGGCAGAGGATTTTCCGGAGTTCCTCGACCGCGCGGCGTCCCGGTCGCTGGTGGTGGGGTTCCGCCGTCCGCTGCATGTGGTGCCTGACGCGCTGTCGCAGACCGAGACCTTCCGCGCGAACCTGCGCCTGCTGGCAGACAAGGACCTTCCGTTCGATCTCTGCGTCTTGGCACGTCAGTTGCCGCTCGCCATCGACCTGGTGGACGCCGCGCCGAATGTGCGCTTCGTGCTCGACCATTGCGGCGTTCCGGATATCGCCGGGGGTGGCTGGGAGCCATGGGCGGAGGCGCTCGCCGATCTCGCGCGGCGTCCGAACGTCAGCGCCAAGATCTCGGGCGTGATCGCCTATGGCGGCGAGGACTGGACGCTGGACGAGTTGCGCCGCTGGGTCGACCACACCGCCCAGAGCTTTGGGCCGGAGCGCATCTGCTGGGGCGGGGACTGGCCGGTCTGCACCTTGGGCGGCGGGCTCTCCACTTGGGTGGCGGCCACTAGGGCGATCGTCTCCGGGTGGAGCGGGGATGAACGCGCCGCGCTCTACAAGGGCAACGCGGCGCGCATCTGGAAGCTCTGA